From a region of the Penaeus vannamei isolate JL-2024 chromosome 2, ASM4276789v1, whole genome shotgun sequence genome:
- the LOC138863158 gene encoding uncharacterized protein, which produces MGGTAGDYAKAGKESICVMGGTAGDYAKAGKENTCVMGGTAGDYAKAGKENTCAMGGTAGDYAKARKENTCVMGGTAGNCARDVKGIFLSRDTDMSS; this is translated from the coding sequence ATGGGTGGAACCGCCGGTGATTATGCCAAAGCCGGAAAGGAAAGCATCTGTGTCATGGGTGGAACCGCCGGTGATTATGCCAAAGCCGGAAAGGAAAACACCTGTGTCATGGGTGGAACCGCCGGTGATTATGCCAAAGCCGGAAAGGAAAACACCTGTGCCATGGGTGGAACCGCCGGTGATTATGCCAAAGCCAGAAAGGAAAACACCTGTGTCATGGGTGGAACCGCCGGTAACTGTGCCAGGGATGTGAAAGGGATATTCCTATCACGAGACACTGACATGAGCTCCTGA